The DNA region TAAATCTGTTAGACAGGTGGTCGATGAACTCAAAGACAAGTGGACTATTACATTAAAAGACGAAATTTCTGGCAATTCCGTAAATATCCTTATCAACAAAAAACCGCACTAATTGGGAAACTCAGGAAAGATAATTACATTGCGTTCTTGGAATATCCTCAGGCTTCCCGCAAATTCATCTATACGAGCAATGCCATCGAATCCATCAATGCCGGTATTGAGAAGATGAGATTGAATCTGAGAGGGTATTCCCCCTCATCACGAGCATTGGTGGTGGACCTGTTCATACAGATGATAAACCTCTGTTTGACTTACGCTTAGAGATGAAGGAAACTTAAACAATCGAATACACATTTTTCAGAGGTACTCGGGTATAGCACAATCTCGCAGATTGTGGGTTTCTGCGTCAATCTAGACCAAACCTGCCTTTAAAATGTCATGCAGATGTATGATGCCTATGGGTTTATCTTTTTTACCGTTTTCCGTCACAAAAAGAGATGTAATAGAATAGGTTTCCATTATATTTAATGCCTTAACGGCAAGTGCTGCCTTTTCTATACATTTTGGATGCAGCGTCATTATATCTTTTGCCTTTTTATCAAGAAGATCGCTGTACTTCGCAAGCGATCTTCTTAGATCTCCATCCGTTATAATCCCTTCAAGCTTGCCTTTTCTATCATAAACACCGGTAACCCCAAGCCTCTTTGATGTAATCTCAATAAGTACATCCCTCATCTTTGTATCAACGTTAACGTGGGGTATCTCGGAACCCGTATGTATAAAATCCTTTACAGTCAGGAGCAACTTCTTACCAATCAACCCCCCGGGGTGAAACATGGCGAAATCATCCTTTGTAAAACCCCTTTTTAAGATGAGTGCTACCGCAAGTGCATCCCCGACAGCAAGCTCTGCAGTAGTGCTTGCTGTCGGGGCAAGGCCAAATGGACATGCCTCCATCTCAACGGGAACATGTATTATCACGTCCGAAGAACGGGAAAGCGTAGAATTTTTTTTACCCACTATTGCTATAAGTTTTATTCCGAGCCTTTTAACAAAAGGTATGATCCGTAATAGCTCCTCGGACTCCCCGCTGTTGGATATTGCTATTACAATATCATCCCTTCCGAGGATTCCAAGATCCCCGTGTGCACCTTCTGTTGGATGAAGGAAATAAGATGGTGTACCTGTGCTTGCCATAGTTGATGCAATCTTTTGTCCGACAAGCCCTGACTTACCAAGCCCTGAGATTACAACCTTGCCTTTTGTATTCAGGATCAGTTCAACTGCATCCTCAAAATGCCTGTCAAGATGTGCGATAATATTTCGAATCGCATCAGCCTCTATCTTTAAAACCTTTCTTGCCTCTTTTAATGTATCAATGTCTTTTTTTAACGATGTCATTTATTTCCTTTACACTTTCCAACAGATTTTCTACTTCGTTTATTTTAAGCGAGTTTGCCCCATCACTTAAAGCTTTATCAGGATGTGGATGAACCTCCATGAACAAGCCGTCAATACCAACCGCTGCTGAAGCTCTTGAAAGCATGTGAATGTATTCTCTCTGTCCACCGGATACCCCGTCTGATAAAGAAGGTAACTGAACACTATGTGTTGCATCAAAAATAACGGGATATCCGAACCCTCTCATTATAGAGATTGCTCTAAAATCGGTTATAAGCATATTGTAACCAAATGTATACCCGCGCTCTGTTAAAATGATTTTATCATTTCCGGTGGATTTGATCTTTTCTATCGCATACTTGATATCCCATGGTGCCATGAATTGCCCTTTTTTTATATTTACAACCCTTCCTGTTCTGCCTGCCGATATCAATAGATCCGTTTGCCTGCTTAAAAATGCCGGAATCTGTATAACATCGACAACATCCGATGCGGGTTTCATATCTGCTGCAGTGTGAACATCCGACAGTATTGGAACATCATAATATTGTTTTACTTTCGATAAGATCTTCATACCCTTAACAATGCCAGGCCCCCTGTACGATTTATGGGATGTCCTGTTTGCCTTATCGTAAGATGCTTTAAATATAAAGCCTATGCCCATCTTCGCGGTTATTGATTTAAGGGATTCCGCTATAGACATTGTTAATTCTTCGTTTTCGATGACGCAGGGACCTGCGATAAGAACAAAATCTTTATTACCGCCCATACGTACGCCATTTATATTGATAGCTTTTACTTTAATGCCCATGTTTGTTCTTTTTTTTATTGGTTATTGCAGCTTTTATAAAATGGACAAATAGCGGATGCGGCTCAACAGGTTTTGATTTGAATTCGGGATGGAACTGACAGCCAAGGAACCATGGATGGTTTTTTAGCTCTACAATTTCGACAAGTTTCGTATCAGGGGATTCCCCGCTTATTATCAAACCTTTTGATACAAAATTCTGTCTGTAATTGTTATTGAACTCGTACCTGTGCCTATGCCTTTCCCGAATGTTATTAACATTATAAGCTCTATATGCATGGGTCGACGGCTGGAGTACACATTCATACGCACCAAGCCTCATAGTACCGCCAAGCGTTACATTTTTTTGCTCAGGCATAAGATCGATTACCGGATTTTTTGTTTCGGGATTAAATTCACTGCTGTGAGCGCTTTTTATCCCTGCAACGTGTCTTGCAAAATCAATAACCGCTATCTGCATGCCTAAACATATCCCAAAGTATGGTATCTTCTTCTCCCTTGCATATTTAGATGCAAGGATCTTACCTTCTATCCCCCTGCTACCAAAGCCTCCGGGAACGAGTATGCCATCCACACCTTTTAAAAATTTCTCTACACCGTCACTTTCTATTTCTTCGGAATCTATGTATTTATGGTTTATTTTTACACCATTCGCAATACCGGCATGCGTAAGAGCTTCATGCAGACTTTTATAAGAGTCTTTTAGGTGCACGTACTTACCGACAATAGCTATGATCACCTCATCTTTTATTGCCGCTTCTTTTTTAGATAATTCCTCCCACCTCGTTAAATCCGGAGAACCCGTCCATATATGAAGTTTTTCTATAACCTTTTCATCAAGCCCTTCCCTGTGGAATACGAGCGGAACATCATAAATAGAATCTACATCGACATCGGATATAACTGCGTCCTGGTCAACATCTGTGAAAAGCGCTATTTTTGCTTTCATGTCTTTATCTATCACACGATCTGTTCTGCATATCAGGATATCGGGCTGGATGCCTATCGCCCTTAATTCTTTTACAGAGTGCTGGGTTGGCTTTGTTTTTACTTCGCCTGAAGCTTTTATATAAGGAACCAGCGTGAGATGGAGGTATAAAACATTTTCGGCACCTACGTCTTTTTTCATCTGCCTTATTGCTTCAAGAAACGGCAGTCCCTCAATGTCTCCAACCGTACCGCCAACCTCTATAATAACTATATCCCTGCCTTTTGCGTTCTCCTTAATGCGTTTTTTGATCTCATCCGTTATGTGAGGAATAACCTGAACAGTACCTCCAAGATACTCACCCTTCCGCTCCTTATTGATCACTGTATCATAAACCTGACCAGTTGTGATATTGTTTGACTGCGTAACCTTTACGCTTGTGAAACGTTCGTAATGCCCAAGATCAAGGTCTGTTTCCGCCCCATCGTCTGTAACATAAACCTCGCCGTGCTGATATGGGTTCATGGTCCCTGGGTCCACATTTATATATGGGTCGAGTTTCTGCATGGATATCTTTAAACCCCTTGCTTCTAAAAGAGCTGCAACAGAAGCCGATGCGATCCCCTTACCAAGCGAGGATACAACACCCCCGGTTACGAATATAAATTTTGATCTCATATCTTTCCCTTTTCTTTTAAGTACCTTTCTGCCCTTTTCAAATCTTGAAGTGTATCAATCCCCGGTGGGGCACCTTTGGTTACAACAACCTTTATTCTGTAACCGTTTTCAATCAACCTTAGCTGTTCAAGTCTTTCCATTCTCTCAAGATTAGATTGTCTTAGTTTTACAAACTCAAATAAAACAGACGGTCTGTATATATAAATACCTATATGCCGATAATGCGATTTTATCTTTTTGACAAGCTTTCCTTTATCATCTCTTATGTATGGGATTGGAAATCTCGAGAAATAAAGTGCATAACCATCTTTGTCCATAACTACTTTGACATTGTTTGTATCATTAAGTTCATCATTGGTTTCTATGCCTGAAGCGAGTGTAAAAGTATCCGTCTTATTATTTGTTTTGAGTGCAGATTCAATGCCTCTATCAAACATACCGGAGGTAAGAAAAGGTTCATCGCCCTGCAGGTTCATCACGATAGAGCAATCAATATTTTTTACAGCATAAGCAACCCTGTCCGTTCCGCTGTTTATACTCCTGGGTGTCAATACACACTCTCCATTAAATTTTCTTACAGCATCAAAAATCCTCTGATCATCTGTAGCGACTATCACCCTTTTTGCAAATTTTGATAAAGATGCGTTTTCATAAACGTGCTGGATTATTGTTTTACCCGCCAGTTTCAAGAGAGGTTTTCCGGGCAGCCTTTTTGATCCAAAGCGAGCAGGAATTACTATCACAACATTTTTCATGTTTATAATTATTAGATACCTCTTAAAAGTAAGTCAAGGATTAAGCTTTTATTTTTATCAAATGCACATCCTCGCTGCTTGCAGCGAGGTATCCGTTATTCCCGGGTACCCGGTCGCACATTCTACGGATTCCCTCTTTCCCCGGACTGACAACACAGGCGTTTTCCACCGATGTAAACATCTGTAAAATCTTTTGATTATATGTACGTAACAAAGAACATTTAGCGTTGTCTCACTCAAAACCAATCCTTCATTATTTTTTTTAAATGTATTATTCGTATAAAGGAGTTTTAAAACATCCATTTTGCAACTTTAGATAAAACACTTCATTTACCGTTCCGATGAAGTATTTTTCTTGCTTTTCCTTTAGAAAGAATCTGCGCCTCCTTCATAATCTTTCTTCTTCTTGCCGCCTCATTACTTTTAGTTAAATATATGATATCATTATTCTCCAACAGCGGATTATCTGCACGCTTACGGGTTTGTATGTATCGTAAAAAATTTACCTTTATTGTATGATTTCCTCTTATCATAATTATATTTTTAAGATCCGAACTGGCAACAGGGACTGCAGCACCTATTGCATCCATTATCCTTGCTCCTTTATTCAACAGTAATCGCCCCGGTGCCTGCACTGCCCCAAATATCGTAACGTTAACGTACTGCCACTTGATCTTCGGAATATAGATCGTATCACCTTTCGCTATAACAGGATTTTCACTCTCGTTGTGGGTATGCAGATAGTCAAGAAAGTTTACATCAATTTTTTTATCACCTCTTTTTATGATAATATTGGCATAATCGGAAGTGCCCTTACCGTGAATGGTTAATGGTCCGCCCGCAAGCATCATAGCATCGGACAGCCTTACACCTTCATTGAGTGAATACCTTCCCGGCTTCTCGACCGCACCGCTGATAGTTATGGAAAAAAGCCTCGACGAAATCGGTGTAATACCATCGGTTGTTATCTTGATCCCACCTGATGGTATCCTGTACTCTCGGGCAAGCATGTCCTTAAGATCGTACAATGGCATACCAGATACAATAATCTTTTTATTATGCGATAACGTGATATCTCCATGCCGGCCCACAGTAAACCCAGTTATAAAGCTGCCTGGAGCCGCCCCATTTTTAACGGAATGGACCGTCACGGTAAGTACATCGCCGGCTTTTAACAGCTTTAGCTTCCATAGATCAAAAAGACCGGCATGGACAACCGGCTCATAGTTATCCCATATAAAACTGTCAAGCATGGTAGGCTGAAACACGCTCCCGTTTCGTTCCGACCAGATCAGCAGGAATCTGTATGACCAGAGGTAGGTGATGATAAACCTGACCTTCTTTGATTTTAATGTAGTAACAACTTCTTTCAAAACCGATTCCGGGGCACTCCCCGATTTACCAAAGTTTAATAACTCATCATATCGTGTTGGATTAACCAAGCGTAAGGCACTAAAAGAGGCTGATATAAACGGGTATGGAAATACCTGCTTATCCGTTCCGAGAATCGGTTTAATACGGTCAATAAAATTGATAAGTTCAACCGCATGCTCCTTGTGAAACGTCCAGTAATCCTCTCCATCAATATTAAAGTGATATGCTTCCTTATTTATATGATGAACCGTGGAGTATAATTGGAAACACGCAAATCCTGCCATTATTAATAGAAAACCTTGTATACCATATTTAAAACGATTTAAAAGTCCGTTTTTGGTTTCGGTCGAGGCGAGATAACGTTTAGCATATTCGGGTATCTTGCCAATAAGATAGACGGGCAGCAAGAGAGCGAAAGCGCTATTCGCATTGGTTGTTGTCACAACACTGAGAATCAACCTGTGCCAAGTGTTGAGGGAAAAGATGATACTCCCTGTAAAAAGTATAATCTCTTCTATGCTAAGCTCCCTTTTTCTCAGAAGAAACCAGCTGCTTATGATGAAAGAAAACACTATAAGTAAACGCACAGGAGAGAATATACTCTCAAATGACATAAATGGTAATGTCATAAAGGATGCTGTCTTTGAGTAGAATCTAAATAATACTGTCTGATCATAAAAAAAAGCAGATAGTGCATGATGCATAAAAAGATATGATAGGAAAACAAATACCGGCACCATGATCCCCACCGAAAAGGGTATGAGTCTGTGAAACAATCCTGTCTCACGATGCCTATGAAAATACATAACAACCAAAAACATTATTATCGTATAAACACCTGCTGATTGCAGGAATAATCCGGTAAGCCCGGCAAAAAAACCTGATAAAAATAAGAAGATATCCGGGACACTGCCATGATTATTCTGATTCTTCAAATAATGTAAGAAGAAGATCAATGCAGACAAAATAGTAATATAGGTTGTCCAGTAATGGCTAAAAATAAACCAGCTCGGGAAACCTATAGAAAGGAAAAACAGCGGAGGGATTATGGCATACCAGCGTTTGATTATTGTGTAAGAAATGTGGTAAAATAATATGGTAATAACGACATCCACGGCTATGATTGCTTCATTGATAACGAGATAGCTTGAACCAAACAATTTATAGATCAGGGCAAGCAAAAAGAAGTTACCTGGGGCAAAGATCTCAAAAAAATCCTTGTATATGATTTTGCCTTCCATAATGCGGAGCGCTCCGGTAAGTGTTTGTTCCAAATCCCATTCTCTCACATCAAACATGTAATGGGCGTAGTAGCTTAAATATAGAAAAGAAATCAGCCCAACAATCAGGTAAGGAAGAACCCTTTTTATCGTTTTCATATTATTTTTGAAAAAAATGTATCACACAGCATTTTTTTTTTCAATCAGTGCTGCTCATTAACTATGTATAGGATTTTTGGGGAAAGATTCAAAACCTCCTGATAAGGAATTGGGGGGTAGTTTACATAATCGTTGAATAATTATTGGTCAAGTTAGCAGGACCGCAAAGTGGAATCGCTATAAATAATATATACTATTGACATCTACTATAAAACCTGTATATTAAAACTATAAGGAGAAGGAATATGTGGCGTCCGGCACCAAGAATAATATAAAACAGAGACTTAACAAATTTTTGAGCAGTCAAAATGTATCATAGTATGTGAAACTATTGATAGTTTTGTCTTTCATTTAGATAAATCCTGTGCTTCTTTGATAATGTGTGCCTTATTAATAACTTCACCCGTCTTTGGCAGGTATATAATATCGTTGTTTTCTAACAATGGATTATCATTATTATCATGTGCTTGTATGTATCGTAAAAGATTTATCCTTATTATCTTTTTTTCTCGTATTATAATCACA from Deltaproteobacteria bacterium includes:
- the kdsA gene encoding 3-deoxy-8-phosphooctulonate synthase, giving the protein MGIKVKAININGVRMGGNKDFVLIAGPCVIENEELTMSIAESLKSITAKMGIGFIFKASYDKANRTSHKSYRGPGIVKGMKILSKVKQYYDVPILSDVHTAADMKPASDVVDVIQIPAFLSRQTDLLISAGRTGRVVNIKKGQFMAPWDIKYAIEKIKSTGNDKIILTERGYTFGYNMLITDFRAISIMRGFGYPVIFDATHSVQLPSLSDGVSGGQREYIHMLSRASAAVGIDGLFMEVHPHPDKALSDGANSLKINEVENLLESVKEINDIVKKRH
- a CDS encoding SLBB domain-containing protein, with translation MKTIKRVLPYLIVGLISFLYLSYYAHYMFDVREWDLEQTLTGALRIMEGKIIYKDFFEIFAPGNFFLLALIYKLFGSSYLVINEAIIAVDVVITILFYHISYTIIKRWYAIIPPLFFLSIGFPSWFIFSHYWTTYITILSALIFFLHYLKNQNNHGSVPDIFLFLSGFFAGLTGLFLQSAGVYTIIMFLVVMYFHRHRETGLFHRLIPFSVGIMVPVFVFLSYLFMHHALSAFFYDQTVLFRFYSKTASFMTLPFMSFESIFSPVRLLIVFSFIISSWFLLRKRELSIEEIILFTGSIIFSLNTWHRLILSVVTTTNANSAFALLLPVYLIGKIPEYAKRYLASTETKNGLLNRFKYGIQGFLLIMAGFACFQLYSTVHHINKEAYHFNIDGEDYWTFHKEHAVELINFIDRIKPILGTDKQVFPYPFISASFSALRLVNPTRYDELLNFGKSGSAPESVLKEVVTTLKSKKVRFIITYLWSYRFLLIWSERNGSVFQPTMLDSFIWDNYEPVVHAGLFDLWKLKLLKAGDVLTVTVHSVKNGAAPGSFITGFTVGRHGDITLSHNKKIIVSGMPLYDLKDMLAREYRIPSGGIKITTDGITPISSRLFSITISGAVEKPGRYSLNEGVRLSDAMMLAGGPLTIHGKGTSDYANIIIKRGDKKIDVNFLDYLHTHNESENPVIAKGDTIYIPKIKWQYVNVTIFGAVQAPGRLLLNKGARIMDAIGAAVPVASSDLKNIIMIRGNHTIKVNFLRYIQTRKRADNPLLENNDIIYLTKSNEAARRRKIMKEAQILSKGKARKILHRNGK
- the kdsB gene encoding 3-deoxy-manno-octulosonate cytidylyltransferase, whose translation is MKNVVIVIPARFGSKRLPGKPLLKLAGKTIIQHVYENASLSKFAKRVIVATDDQRIFDAVRKFNGECVLTPRSINSGTDRVAYAVKNIDCSIVMNLQGDEPFLTSGMFDRGIESALKTNNKTDTFTLASGIETNDELNDTNNVKVVMDKDGYALYFSRFPIPYIRDDKGKLVKKIKSHYRHIGIYIYRPSVLFEFVKLRQSNLERMERLEQLRLIENGYRIKVVVTKGAPPGIDTLQDLKRAERYLKEKGKI
- a CDS encoding KpsF/GutQ family sugar-phosphate isomerase, with product MTSLKKDIDTLKEARKVLKIEADAIRNIIAHLDRHFEDAVELILNTKGKVVISGLGKSGLVGQKIASTMASTGTPSYFLHPTEGAHGDLGILGRDDIVIAISNSGESEELLRIIPFVKRLGIKLIAIVGKKNSTLSRSSDVIIHVPVEMEACPFGLAPTASTTAELAVGDALAVALILKRGFTKDDFAMFHPGGLIGKKLLLTVKDFIHTGSEIPHVNVDTKMRDVLIEITSKRLGVTGVYDRKGKLEGIITDGDLRRSLAKYSDLLDKKAKDIMTLHPKCIEKAALAVKALNIMETYSITSLFVTENGKKDKPIGIIHLHDILKAGLV
- a CDS encoding CTP synthase — protein: MRSKFIFVTGGVVSSLGKGIASASVAALLEARGLKISMQKLDPYINVDPGTMNPYQHGEVYVTDDGAETDLDLGHYERFTSVKVTQSNNITTGQVYDTVINKERKGEYLGGTVQVIPHITDEIKKRIKENAKGRDIVIIEVGGTVGDIEGLPFLEAIRQMKKDVGAENVLYLHLTLVPYIKASGEVKTKPTQHSVKELRAIGIQPDILICRTDRVIDKDMKAKIALFTDVDQDAVISDVDVDSIYDVPLVFHREGLDEKVIEKLHIWTGSPDLTRWEELSKKEAAIKDEVIIAIVGKYVHLKDSYKSLHEALTHAGIANGVKINHKYIDSEEIESDGVEKFLKGVDGILVPGGFGSRGIEGKILASKYAREKKIPYFGICLGMQIAVIDFARHVAGIKSAHSSEFNPETKNPVIDLMPEQKNVTLGGTMRLGAYECVLQPSTHAYRAYNVNNIRERHRHRYEFNNNYRQNFVSKGLIISGESPDTKLVEIVELKNHPWFLGCQFHPEFKSKPVEPHPLFVHFIKAAITNKKKNKHGH